The following proteins are encoded in a genomic region of Amphiura filiformis chromosome 18, Afil_fr2py, whole genome shotgun sequence:
- the LOC140139316 gene encoding uncharacterized protein: MIQKPRIKSARVANGSDLEVTGFIVLVISVNGVLFPVPLNIARNLSSCIILGKKFLKKHCAIIDCGDSKLKLKKRSQIRVLEKQEIPPHTQSVVCAKINNRLPVQTIGLCQGGRRVTALGILVANTVSSVIDQCAHLVVMNTTDEPIILYPRTKLGTFTLMESEKIVPFPNLKEEFVNEIHSSPIDSKDEDPRLQEVLSKVSVNTDHLSSSEMSEITNLFNEYIDIFKVEGGPHGDYSGVKHEIKTNGHPPIRSRPYRYTPHIQAEIKKQVNEMLDQGIIKESTSPWCFPVCMVPKAGSPVFDRFRQAGLKLQPKKCSFGQKEVKYLGHIVSENGVATDPDKVKIVTEYPHLPRSLRSGHFWVL, translated from the exons ATGATACAAAAGCCTCGTATTAAATCTGCtcgagtagcaaatggtagtgatttagaggtaacaggatttattgttttggTCATATCTGTCAATGGTGTACTTTTTCCGGTGCCTTTGAATATTGCACGCAATCTTAGTTCTTGCATCATTTTAGGCAAGAAGTTTTTGAAGAAACATTGTGCCATTATTGATTGTGGTGATAGTAAGTTGAAGCTCAAAAAGCGTAGTCAGATTAGAGTGCTAGAGAAACAAGAAATTCCTCCTCACACTCAGTCTGTAGTTTGTGCAAAGATAAACAATAGGCTACCAGTACAAACCATTGGTCTCTGTCAAGGTGGTAGGCGTGTTACTGCCCTGGGAATTTTAGTTGCCAATACGGTGTCAAGTGTAATTGATCAATGTGCTCATTTAGTTGTAATGAATACAACGGATGAACCAATCATTTTGTATCCTAGGACTAAATTAGGCACTTTTACACTGATGGAATCTGAGAAAATAGTTCCATTTCCTAACTTGAAGGAAGAATTTGTCAATGAAATTCACTCATCGCCAATTGATAGTAAGGATGAGGATCCTAGGCTTCAAGAAGTACTTTCTAAAGTCTCTGTAAACACTGATCATTTGTCatcttcagaaatgtcagaaatTACTAATTTGTTCAATGAATACATTGATATATTTAAAGTGGAAGGAGGTCCGCATGGAGATTATTCTGgtgtaaaacatgaaataaaaacaaatggacatccaCCAATTAGATCTCGACCATATAGATATACTCCACATATTCAAGCGGAAATCAAGAAACAGGTCAATGAAATGTTAGATCAAGGAATTATTAAAGAGTCAACTAGTCCATGGTGTTTTCCTGTATGTATGGTACCCAAGGCTGGTTCTCCAG TGTTTGACCGTTTTCGTCAAGCTGGTCTGAAACTACAgccaaagaaatgttcatttggtcagaaagaaGTGAAATACTTAGGTCATATAGTGAGTGAAAATGGTGTTGCGACAGATCCTGACAAAGTCAAAATTGTAACGGAGTATCCCCACCTACCAAGGTCTCTGAggtcaggtcatttttgggttttgTAG
- the LOC140138929 gene encoding uncharacterized protein yields MAAAADAILTIQGLYYIGKDVYERCEAIKDGFGDSKTQLTETVNTIIDNLNLYAEFEKEGKIRFQEGRSSNLTPVGKLAQKLKKQLEKSQEYLVEFEEKWNLRKFFGKNNIEETFKNLAEALSKADDAVFKRVQLELSSGVKPKHIPSPVAVTKSSDIRKIRELVGSGGFGKVYLARHKDKGQVVVKEYFDRRFAREVKNMVEHIHCQYLVNIMGYIDEPKNVSIIMEFCKNGNLKEFNTKFMMVRGVMARKIRMIMDIARGMKYLHTRPVPIYHSGLKLENVFVGGDFTAKIGVTQIGARRGNDSHVPPEARSSEGKIDVPWVIYTFAITLFELLSGQDPWPGMMDMPVYIRREVEGGKRPDKKVIPQYVQKEIIRVMEKCWDQKPKSRPQFSEILQQVSAIYRAYESQLREVDRELNTRALPDMLHSDMRLKPRGGTEINIGKWRKDMVIGEGYLGNPGVVGVNQSNGDMVIGDYGSKCVSVFSAQGKYRFKLSGAKHPLNTPCGVVYTAGRFYVTDRTEYVKSYDAGDGRFCSGWLSVKPGRKVGNARTELEGICVDTEGNVLVGCCLYGAECYISRHTADGKHINSFSVGIAPDHLAVTSYDKIIISGGCALQIVNLTGSIEHKIPRFPHPGRGERCGVCFDSDVIYVCDRVRANIFCLTQDGKYIGTIPIADAQQGDTYRGSLRLSVKGARMVIPRGSGSTARVEVYARIK; encoded by the exons ATGGCTGCAGCTGCAGATGCAATACTTACCATACAGGGTCTTTATTACATTGGCAAAGATGTGTATGAGAGATGCGAGGCAATTAAAGATGGTTTTGGAGATAGCAAAACACAGCTAACAGAAACAGTCAATACGATAATTGACAATCTTAATTTATATGCGGAATTTGAAAAAGAGGGCAAGATTAGATTCCAAGAAGGAAGGAGCTCTAATTTGACACCAGTTGGAAAACTAGCACAGAAGTTAAAGAAACAATTGGAAAAAAGTCAAGAATACCTTGTAGAATTTGAAGAGAAGTGGAATTTGAGGAAGTTCTTTGGTAAGAATAACATTGAAGAGACCTTCAAAAATTTAGCAGAAGCACTTAGTAAAGCAGATGATGCAGTGTTTAAACGTGTTCAACTTGAGCTGAGCTCAGGAG TGAAACCCAAGCATATCCCATCACCTGTTGCCGTAACGAAGTCCAGTGACATCAGGAAAATCAGGGAACTTGTTGGTAGTGGTGGTTTTGGAAAGGTTTACTTGGCTCGACACAAGGATAAGGGACAAGTGGTTGTAAAGGAATACTTTGATCGTAG ATTTGCACGCGAGGTGAAGAATATGGTTGAACATATTCATTGTCAATACCTAGTGAACATTATGGGCTACATTGACGAACCAAAAAATGTAAGCATCATAATGGAATTCTGTAAGAATGGGAATCTAAAGGAATTCAACACGAAGTTTATGATGGTTAGGGGTGTCATGGCAAGAAAGATCCGCATGATAATGGACATAGCCAGGGGAATGAAGTACCTGCATACCCGACCAGTACCCATCTATCACTCAGGTCTGAAGCTGGAAAATGTGTTTGTAGGAGGTGACTTTACAGCCAAG ATTGGAGTTACACAGATTGGAGCACGTAGAGGCAATGATTCACATGTTCCACCAGAGGCACGTTCAAGCGAAGGCAAAATAGATGTACCTTGGGTAATCTATAC CTTTGCTATTACTTTGTTTGAGCTTCTCAGCGGACAAGACCCTTGGCCAG GTATGATGGATATGCCCGTTTATATCAGAAGGGAGGTGGAAGGAGGCAAGAGACCAGACAAGAAGGTAATTCCACAATATGTACAAAAAGAGATCATCAGGGTCATGGAAAAATGCTGGGATCAAAAACCAAAAAGCAGACCACAATTTTCAG AAATCCTGCAGCAAGTCTCAGCAATCTACCGGGCATATGAAAGCCAACTGAGAGAAGTTGACAGAGAACTGAATACGAGGGCATTGCCG GATATGCTCCATAGTGACATGAGATTGAAACCCAGAGGTGGCACAGAAATCA ATATTGGCAAATGGAGGAAAGACATGGTGATAGGTGAAGGCTATTTGGGGAATCCAGGTGTCGTTGGAGTGAATCAGAGCAATGGCGATATGGTTATAGGAGACTACGGGTCAAAATGTGTGTCTGTATTCAGTGCACAAGGCAAGTACAGGTTTAAACTTAGTGGTGCCAAACACCCACTAAATACCCCCTGTGGTGTTGTTTACACCGCAGGTAGGTTTTACGTAACGGATAGAACAGAATATGTAAAGTCTTATGATGCCGGTGATGGCAGGTTTTGTAGTGGATGGTTGTCTGTCAAGCCAGGTCGTAAAGTTGGCAATGCTAGAACAGAGCTAGAAGGAATTTGTGTGGATACAGAAGGTAATGTGTTGGTAGGTTGTTGCTTGTATGGGGCTGAATGTTACATAAGTAGACACACAGCTGATGGGAAACACATCAATAGTTTTAGTGTTGGCATAGCCCCTGATCACCTGGCTGTCACATCGTATGATAAGATCATCATCTCTGGTGGGTGTGCATTACAAATAGTCAATCTGACTGGCTCAATAGAACACAAGATTCCGAGGTTTCCACATCCTGGCAGGGGTGAGAGATGTGGTGTTTGTTTTGATAGTGATGTAATTTATGTGTGTGATCGGGTTAGGGCCAATATCTTCTGTTTGACTCAAGATGGTAAATATATTGGGACTATCCCAATAGCTGATGCACAACAAGGTGATACATATAGAGGAAGCTTGCGTTTATCAGTGAAGGGGGCCAGGATGGTTATCCCTAGAGGATCTGGTAGTACTGCTAGAGTGGAGGTATATGCACGTATAAAATAG